The Halosimplex litoreum genome has a window encoding:
- a CDS encoding 60S ribosomal export protein NMD3 — MSRSGEFCPRCGTEIEADLDARPAAPGGAGSRDGDSVLCDDCYFEEFDLVDAPDRIDVRVCSQCGAVHRGNRWVDVGAEDYTDIAVEEVSEALGVHLDATDVSWEVAPEQVDENNIRMHCQFSGVVRGTLVSEEVVVPVKIARQTCDRCGRIAGGSYAAIVQVRADERTPTAEEEETAQEVAEAYIAEREATGDRNAFITEVTEVDEGLNMKISTNQMGQGIAKRITDRLGGGFEDYETLVTEDGDGNEVYRVTFAVRLPRYRAGEVIDPEDGDGPILVRSVRGNLKGTRLATGEDYEASFEDGDAPDARRLGTREDATETTVVAVEDENAVQVLDPETYAAETIPRPEYFDTDADEVPVVKSRAGLHVLPEDAVDAGED, encoded by the coding sequence ATGAGTCGCTCAGGCGAGTTCTGCCCCCGTTGCGGGACGGAGATAGAGGCGGACCTCGACGCCCGGCCGGCGGCGCCGGGCGGGGCGGGGTCGCGCGACGGCGACAGCGTGCTCTGTGACGACTGTTACTTCGAGGAGTTCGATCTGGTCGACGCGCCCGACCGCATCGACGTGCGCGTCTGCTCGCAGTGTGGCGCGGTCCACCGGGGCAACCGCTGGGTCGACGTGGGCGCCGAGGACTACACCGACATCGCCGTCGAGGAGGTCTCGGAGGCGCTTGGGGTCCACCTCGACGCCACCGACGTGAGCTGGGAGGTCGCGCCCGAACAGGTCGACGAGAACAACATCAGGATGCACTGCCAGTTCTCCGGCGTGGTCCGGGGGACGCTCGTCTCCGAGGAGGTGGTCGTCCCGGTGAAGATCGCCCGCCAGACCTGCGACCGCTGTGGCCGGATCGCCGGTGGCTCCTACGCGGCGATCGTGCAGGTCCGCGCCGACGAACGCACGCCGACCGCCGAGGAGGAGGAGACCGCACAGGAGGTCGCCGAAGCCTACATCGCCGAGCGGGAGGCCACCGGCGACCGCAACGCGTTCATCACGGAGGTCACGGAGGTCGACGAGGGGCTGAACATGAAGATCTCCACCAACCAGATGGGTCAGGGGATCGCCAAACGGATCACCGACCGCCTGGGCGGGGGCTTCGAGGACTACGAGACGCTCGTGACGGAAGACGGCGACGGCAACGAGGTCTATCGCGTGACCTTCGCCGTCCGCCTGCCCCGCTACCGGGCGGGGGAGGTCATCGACCCCGAGGACGGCGACGGGCCGATCCTCGTCCGCAGTGTCCGGGGCAACCTCAAGGGCACCCGGCTGGCCACCGGCGAGGACTACGAGGCCAGCTTCGAGGACGGCGACGCGCCCGACGCGCGCCGCCTGGGCACTCGCGAGGACGCTACGGAGACGACCGTCGTCGCCGTCGAGGACGAAAACGCCGTGCAGGTGCTCGACCCCGAGACCTACGCCGCCGAGACGATCCCCCGTCCGGAGTATTTCGATACCGACGCCGACGAGGTGCCCGTCGTCAAGAGCCGCGCGGGCCTCCACGTCCTCCCCGAGGACGCCGTCGACGCCGGCGAGGACTGA
- a CDS encoding glutamate--cysteine ligase family protein: protein MSGSELAARVRAAQAVDREAFDRRAAEEAERLKAEVRDGTFDNTEAIVGLELELYAVDARSGSLKRVPRGLLDLIGFEKELGLHNAEMQTSPQPLNEHGLVAQEHELKANLAPALDRTGRDDIRLVSDGMWTVPPTGETATDYLCDSVEQDGVRIATNMSDAARYHTMANTDYPTGMRVEAPHVSLSADTVMPESLITSIQPHYQIPHAPDLPEYFRYALRVAGPLLALGVNAPFFPPDLYDDDADDETIVEDAWLENRITVFEDVLNPDDDGAADKVRFPPDFDSVEAAIDDVVADETIVPMDVEAGQRFDDAFAHFRHKHGSYWRWIRPVFDGPTEPQANARIEFRPLPGQPTVRDAVSFQAVFAGLLTTLTSIEHPVRAMEWETARENFYAASREGLAADLTWITSDGEETTDLDHVYGELFEAARQGLETQGLPTDAARRYVRPLRERADRRITPARWKHDHVAAAVDQNVPLAEAIWGMQSAYVDHQEETLLEGTFVDWL, encoded by the coding sequence ATGTCCGGCTCCGAACTCGCGGCTCGCGTCCGAGCGGCACAGGCGGTCGACCGCGAGGCGTTCGACCGGCGGGCCGCCGAGGAGGCCGAGCGGCTCAAAGCCGAGGTGCGCGACGGCACCTTCGACAACACGGAGGCCATCGTCGGCCTCGAACTCGAACTGTACGCCGTCGACGCCCGCTCGGGCTCGCTCAAGCGGGTGCCCCGCGGCCTGCTCGATCTCATCGGCTTCGAGAAGGAGCTGGGGCTGCACAACGCCGAGATGCAGACCAGCCCCCAGCCGCTCAACGAGCACGGCCTCGTCGCACAGGAGCACGAACTCAAGGCCAACCTCGCGCCCGCCCTCGACCGGACCGGCCGCGACGACATCCGTCTGGTCAGCGACGGCATGTGGACGGTTCCACCCACGGGCGAGACCGCCACCGACTACCTCTGTGACTCGGTCGAACAGGACGGCGTCCGCATCGCGACCAACATGTCCGACGCCGCTCGCTACCACACGATGGCCAACACCGACTACCCGACGGGGATGCGGGTCGAGGCGCCCCACGTCTCGCTGTCGGCCGACACCGTGATGCCCGAGAGCCTCATCACCTCCATTCAACCGCACTACCAGATCCCCCACGCCCCCGACCTGCCCGAGTACTTCCGCTACGCCCTGCGGGTCGCCGGCCCGCTGCTCGCACTCGGCGTCAACGCCCCGTTCTTCCCGCCGGATCTGTACGACGACGACGCCGACGACGAGACGATCGTCGAGGACGCCTGGCTGGAGAACCGTATCACCGTCTTCGAGGACGTGCTCAACCCCGACGACGACGGCGCCGCCGACAAGGTCCGATTCCCCCCCGATTTCGACTCCGTCGAGGCGGCCATCGACGACGTCGTCGCCGACGAGACCATCGTCCCGATGGACGTCGAGGCCGGCCAGCGCTTCGACGACGCCTTCGCTCACTTCCGACACAAACACGGCAGCTACTGGCGGTGGATCCGCCCGGTCTTCGACGGCCCCACCGAACCCCAGGCCAACGCCCGCATCGAGTTCCGGCCGCTGCCCGGCCAGCCGACCGTCCGCGACGCCGTCAGCTTCCAGGCGGTGTTCGCCGGCCTGCTCACCACGCTCACCAGTATCGAACACCCCGTCCGCGCGATGGAGTGGGAGACCGCCCGCGAGAACTTCTACGCCGCCAGCCGCGAGGGACTGGCCGCGGACCTCACCTGGATCACGAGCGACGGCGAGGAGACGACCGACCTCGACCACGTCTACGGCGAGCTGTTCGAAGCCGCCCGGCAGGGCCTGGAGACCCAGGGCCTGCCGACCGACGCCGCCCGCCGCTACGTCCGCCCGCTACGCGAGCGAGCCGACCGCCGGATTACCCCCGCCCGCTGGAAACACGACCACGTCGCCGCCGCCGTCGACCAGAACGTTCCCCTCGCCGAAGCCATCTGGGGGATGCAATCGGCCTACGTCGACCACCAAGAGGAGACGCTACTGGAGGGCACCTTCGTCGACTGGCTGTGA
- a CDS encoding SHOCT domain-containing protein: protein MREALRSIRTVTRRFVALLPVLIAVSTLPTVLLVLFNGGVVTALEVAIAGWLLATPVTALLVWVVLNLSPVDLPGSLGERTVDLPSVLDGREASGNRPDGDDPVETLRERFARGEIDQTEFERRLDALLAAEDGAGERASEGPSDSAVRPPAARQGSHAQSRTDDRPQAPGRDREPEST from the coding sequence ATGCGCGAAGCCCTCCGTTCGATTCGGACCGTGACTCGCCGGTTCGTCGCGCTCCTGCCGGTGCTGATCGCCGTCTCGACGCTGCCGACCGTCTTGCTGGTGTTGTTCAACGGCGGTGTCGTCACCGCTCTGGAAGTCGCGATCGCGGGCTGGCTGCTGGCGACGCCGGTGACGGCGCTGCTCGTGTGGGTCGTTCTGAACCTCTCGCCGGTGGACCTGCCGGGGTCGCTCGGCGAGCGCACCGTCGACCTCCCGTCGGTGCTCGACGGCCGGGAGGCGAGCGGTAATCGACCCGACGGCGACGACCCCGTCGAGACGCTCCGCGAGCGGTTCGCCCGCGGTGAGATCGACCAGACCGAGTTCGAGCGCCGCCTCGACGCGCTGCTGGCGGCCGAAGACGGTGCGGGTGAACGGGCGAGCGAGGGCCCGTCGGATTCGGCCGTGCGACCACCGGCGGCCCGCCAGGGGTCGCACGCGCAGTCACGGACGGACGACCGCCCGCAGGCGCCCGGTCGCGACCGCGAGCCGGAGTCGACCTGA
- a CDS encoding class I SAM-dependent methyltransferase has translation MDERDERLAVVVDKPRAEAVIDDLERAGVYDPDRAVREYDEGSVSLPVTAVPVAVDYREVVRQVGEPRLRDLSDHLRERGWTDEEIELAPSSWAVLGTVVLVDPGEAPRPEELGEALLALHGAADTVLARGPITGAHREPDVTVLAGEGDTETVHREHGTTYAMDLAEVMFSPGNKAERARMGDTVSDGERVVDMFAGIGYFTLPMARAGAEVTAIERNPASFEFLLENVRRNGVTDRVQPYRADCRDVLRVAADPPRTDEGDEADLAQVGSTTDVRADRIVMGYYDAHEYLDSALGALEPGGVVHMHEATPEGLVPDRPVERLRGAAAERGRSVEVLETRRVKGYSEGVAHVVVDARVD, from the coding sequence ATGGACGAGCGCGACGAGCGACTGGCGGTCGTCGTCGACAAGCCTCGCGCGGAGGCGGTCATCGACGACCTCGAACGGGCGGGCGTCTACGACCCCGACCGCGCGGTCCGCGAGTACGACGAGGGCAGCGTCTCGCTCCCGGTGACCGCAGTTCCGGTGGCCGTCGACTACCGCGAGGTCGTCCGACAGGTGGGCGAACCCCGCCTCCGAGACCTCTCCGACCACCTCCGCGAGCGCGGCTGGACCGACGAGGAGATCGAACTGGCGCCGTCGTCCTGGGCGGTTCTGGGGACGGTCGTCCTCGTCGACCCCGGCGAGGCGCCACGGCCCGAAGAACTCGGCGAGGCGCTGCTGGCCCTGCACGGCGCCGCCGACACCGTCCTCGCTCGCGGCCCGATCACCGGCGCCCACCGCGAGCCGGACGTGACGGTGCTGGCGGGCGAGGGCGACACCGAGACCGTCCACCGCGAGCACGGCACCACGTACGCGATGGATCTCGCCGAGGTGATGTTCTCGCCGGGGAACAAGGCCGAGCGGGCGCGGATGGGCGACACCGTTTCGGACGGCGAACGCGTCGTCGACATGTTCGCCGGTATCGGCTACTTCACGCTGCCGATGGCCCGCGCGGGCGCAGAGGTGACCGCGATCGAGCGCAACCCCGCTTCCTTCGAGTTCCTGCTGGAGAACGTCCGCCGAAACGGCGTCACCGACCGCGTCCAGCCCTACCGCGCGGACTGTCGGGACGTGCTTCGCGTGGCGGCGGATCCGCCACGGACCGACGAGGGCGACGAAGCCGACCTCGCACAGGTCGGCTCGACGACGGACGTACGGGCCGACCGGATCGTGATGGGCTACTACGACGCCCACGAGTACCTCGACAGCGCGCTCGGGGCGCTCGAACCCGGCGGCGTCGTCCACATGCACGAGGCCACGCCCGAGGGACTGGTGCCCGACCGCCCCGTCGAGCGGTTGCGTGGGGCGGCCGCCGAGCGCGGCCGGTCGGTCGAGGTCCTCGAAACACGGCGCGTCAAGGGCTACAGCGAGGGCGTGGCCCACGTCGTCGTCGACGCGCGCGTCGACTGA